From the genome of Tachysurus vachellii isolate PV-2020 chromosome 2, HZAU_Pvac_v1, whole genome shotgun sequence, one region includes:
- the LOC132841741 gene encoding gamma-crystallin M2-like has protein sequence MTMGKVIFYEDRNFMGRSWECTGDFSDMHPYLSRCHSCRVERGCWMVYDQPNYMGNQYFMRRGEYADYMSMWGWGNNWIRSCRMIPMYRGSYRMRLYERDNFMGQMMEATDDCDSFMDRYHWSNGCMSCNVMDGHWLMYEYPHYRGRMWYFRPGEYRNFRDYGGMRFMSMRRIMDSWY, from the exons GTTATCTTCTATGAGGACAGGAACTTCATGGGGCGCTCCTGGGAGTGCACCGGTGATTTTTCTGATATGCACCCTTACTTGAGCCGCTGTCACTCCTGCAGGGTGGAGAGAGGCTGCTGGATGGTCTACGACCAACCCAACTACATGGGAAACCAGTATTTCATGAGGAGGGGCGAGTACGCTGACTACATGAGCATGTGGGGCTGGGGCAACAACTGGATCAGGTCCTGCCGCATGATCCCCATG TACAGAGGATCCTACAGAATGAGGCTCTACGAGAGGGACAACTTCATGGGTCAGATGATGGAGGCGACGGATGACTGTGATTCCTTCATGGATCGCTACCACTGGTCCAACGGCTGCATGTCCTGCAACGTGATGGACGGCCACTGGCTCATGTATGAGTATCCACACTACAGAGGCAGGATGTGGTACTTCAGGCCCGGAGAGTACAGGAACTTCAGGGACTACGGTGGCATGAGGTTCATGAGCATGAGGCGCATCATGGACTCCTGGTATTAG